The window CTTGCGTTGAAACGGAAACGCACTTATTTCTAAAGACTTTATATCCAAGCCGTAAATACACAAAACTTTATAAAAAGGAGATATCTAATGAGAAAAATCAAGTTGACTAAGCAGGAAAAGGCTGCTGAGGATGCGTTATTGAGAGGGGAATATGTTAGCGTAAGCAAAGAAAAGTTTGCTGAAATAGCGGCTGCGCTTGAGGCCAGAAAAAAAGACGCCGTCTTGAATATCCGCGTGAATAGTTATGACTTAGAACATATTAAGCAAAAGGCGCAGAAATTAGGCATCAAGTATCAAACTTTTATTTCGGAGGTTCTGCATAGTGTTGCAGAAGCGTAAGATGAACAAAAAACTTAAGAAGATTATTAAGCGTATAGAAAAAAGACCAATTGATCCGCTTTCGTTTCATTTGAGGCGGTTGGAAAGTACGAAAATGCTTTATGAGCAAAATCCAAATTTGCCATCAAACGTAAGAATTGCAAATGCCCAGTTAGTGCAAAATGATATAATAGCTACTCAGAAACGGCCAAAGAAACGAAAAAGACTTTCTTCTATTTAGACAGGCAAGTCTTAGCATTATGCTACGAGGAAAGGCGCTTGAGAAATCAGCGCCTTTTTTGTTTGTAATGAGGCCTCGGGTGAAGTCTCCCCATTCCTGCGGGCATGTTTGTCCTCGGAACGGGGATGCCCTCTTCAGCGTCACCCCTCGGCAAGGGCTTTGTCTTGCCAGTCACCCGCTAGTTTTCTTTGAAATCATGGCCAAACCTTCCATATAGGTGGATTTTAGGTTGACAAGAAAAGTCACGGTAGTAGAATATAGCTAATATTCCGAAAGGACATAATGCTGAAAAGAGTAAATTCTAAGGACAGATTCTATAAAATATATCTGTCCTATTTTTTTGATAAAAAAGGAGGATTTATGAAAAAAATATTGTCTATAGTTATATCAATATTATTGCTCTCTGGCTGTGCCTCTGCTGCTCGCCATGCGGAACTCACTCAGAATAACAATGCCGATAGGATGACTGTAGGTAAAGTCCAAAAAGAAATCAAAATAGGTATGCCGTCGTCTCAAGTTGTTGAAGCATTGGGATCCCCAAATATGGTTACTACTGATGAGGAAAGAAGAGAAGTTTGGGTATATGATAAGATAGCTACCGATGTTTCCTATTCGCATAGTGAAAGTGGCGCAGGGATTTGGTTGTTAGTAGTGGGTGTCGGTGGTTCTGGGAACTCTGGTTCGCAATCAACTTCCCAGAGAACACTTACAGTTGTTGTTAAATTTGATAAGGATCAAAAGGTCCGTGATTTTGCGTATCATTCTTCCAGCTTTTAAAAAAAGTTAATATGAGAATAAAATCTCTGTCTTCTGGGATAGGCCTTGTATTATTTTGCCTGGTATTATCCGGGTGCGCTACTACTACTCGACTGGAT of the Candidatus Omnitrophota bacterium genome contains:
- a CDS encoding CopG family antitoxin, which gives rise to MRKIKLTKQEKAAEDALLRGEYVSVSKEKFAEIAAALEARKKDAVLNIRVNSYDLEHIKQKAQKLGIKYQTFISEVLHSVAEA